The DNA window GACAGCAGTAGGAAGCACGTACCGCGGTAACCAAGCCCCGGACGCCTAGCCGGCCAAGCAACCCCTCCGCCACATAGCAGTTGTTGGACAACGCCGCAATAGCGACCCCTGCGCCGCTCTTCATCCAGGCACTCCCTCCCGCGGCGCCACCCTCGTCCTGACGATCACCGCCTGCATCCCCATCACCATGACCatcaccagcagcagcagcagcagcagcagcagcgcttATCCCCTCCAAAAACTCCTTCGCGCCCGCCTCCAACTCCATCAATCCGATCCCCTGCTCGTAGAACGCCCAGGAGTACGACTCCCGCAGCCGCGCGACCTCCCCGGCCGACAACTCCCGCGCCAGGCCGAGGTGGGCGAGGATGCCCGGCAGCGACGGGGAGACGGCGAAGGCGCGGAGGATGGCGCTGTCTGAGGTGAGTGCGTCGCGTAGTTTTTGGGATGCGTCGTGTTCGGGATTCTCTGCGTGGGCTTTGTCTTTGCCTTTGATTTTGTCTTCAGCTTTGTCTtgcggggtggtggtgaggtGTTCCTCATCGGGATCGGTGATAGTAATGATGTTGCTAGCGATAGGTGTGGTTGTCGTGGTTGGGGGGGAAAGCAGGTCCGGCAGGGCGTGGCTGACGGCTGTGCGCAGCGTGTGGGTTAccgcgcggctgctggagAGGAGGGTGTTGACGtgcaggaggagggcgcggaTGGGGAGAGCCggggaggaggtgctggGCTCGGAGGCGCCGAGAGAGGAATGCGGGCGCTTCTTGTTGGCCGTGGGCGTGGAGAGTGAGTTGGTGTCTGTCGTCGCCATGTTCAAGAAAGGCTGCGAGGTGACGATGTGAGCAGTGGTTCTTCATTGGTCGGTTGCATGACGATGGAATCGATCGCTGAAGGAGAGAGGAGGTACTGAGCATGTGAGCCTACCTGTACTTTGGTGTGTATAGATGCTTCTTTCTCCTAGATGCAAAAAGCAATATTTGTTGATTTGTAGCGATGTTGCTGGACGGCGGAGGGCGATTGCGAAAGTGGTTTGGGATTGGATTTCCTGGTGTGGGAAAAGTAGAATCGAGCCCGGTGACCGAAGGATATTCAATTCTGCTTACTCCCTCTTCAATAGATTTTGGAAAGCACAAGTATTGCGCAGGCACTGCAGGAGGGTGAGGACAGTGCGTCAATGGCCTTGCTCCAGGGCTCCTGCTATTCAAGACGACCGTCCGATGTCTAAGATGAGCGTGTGACGGCAGAGAGTTTTCAAGACTAAGCAGACCAGATGAAAGACTCTGATGATCTTACAGAGACATGGTTTCTAGGAAGCTTGAGGGCGAGGCAGTCGGCTGTGCCTCCTTGCCTCGTTGTTGACACCCCCTGATTCAGGGGTAACGGCGACCCTAACCCTTAGTTATCCTTCAGCTTGGATACCTACCTGCGATCGATACTCCCCAGTGGGCGCGAGGGATGCCTCATCCACTCTGATTCCGACTCTCCTCCAGAGCGTGGCCGAGGTTGCCGAGACCCTCCGCCACTCGCACCATGTTGCGGCCACCGGCGCTGCCAACACGTTCGGCGATGACCGTGCGTAATCATGCCCTACTGATTACTCGACTCCAGCTATGTTGGCGTATTACGTCCCTGACAAACATCTCAGAACTCAATGTGGACATCGCGGCCGAGGCCCTGACCTGTCTTTGTATTTATGTCTGTGACAAACAAGCAGAGCAACGTCAATGTGAGAGGCCTGGGTTCACTCAAGGAGAACACAAGCATGTAAAGGCAAGCCAGGCTATTATTTTTCCTGTCGTCGGCCCACAAGCGCTCTCGGGCTTGAGTTGTGATAATCCAGAAATTCTCGTAGATCCTTCAGCGCTCTGGTATTAATCTTTCCCATCGCCAGATGTATCACTATCGGCCCCGGCGTTCGACCCTATCTATGTACTCCGCAACTTTCCACCAACGCCTGATTGACGACGGCCCAGCCACAAGTTccatccccggcggcggccgcgcccaccgCCCCTGCGCCACATGCTCGGCCCATCTGGCGCGGGCAGTGTCCTCTCTGACCAGCACAAAGTGCGGCACCGGCGCGTCCTCGGGCCGTTCCAGATTGCCCGGGTACGGCGGCTCGTCCTGCAGCCCCTCGTCATCATCGATTAACCCGAGCACGCGCCGAGCGTGTCGCTCCTTGATGGTGTCCCCCACGGCCTCGAGATACGCTGCCATCGCGCTGCTGACCAACTTGACGGTcatcccgccgccgggcccagGCCTCGTGAGGCGGATGCCCAGGCCCGGCGGCACGTTGCCCGCCAGGGAGAGCTTCTGGACGTTGTGGCAGAGGCTGAGCGCGTGAGCGAGGTAGTCCTCGAGATCGCGGCACTGGCGCTGGTCGGCTGGCgcgtcgcggccgggcgcgaacgggcgccgcgcgggcgaggcggagcggCAGCACGTTTGGAACGTGACGGTCAGTTCGGAGAGGGTGTGGAGGGTCCGGATCTGGTGCATGGTCTTGGACCACTTGTATCGGTAGTCCCAGAAGAGCTTTGGCGTTGGATATTGGGGGTCGCGGCCGTGCAGCGCGTAAATGCTGTCCATGCTGCGCTGCAACTCGATCCCACCCCATGGACAGAAGCAGGAGAACCAGATTTCCAGGTGCTGGATGTGGGAAAGATTGGCCCCCAGCCGGGCGATTGTCTCGGAGTGGCGGCCGCCGTAGATCCTGAATTTGCGGTACACGGACGGaagcgcctcggccgagacCTGCTTGCTCGTTAGGAGCAGGCCCGCGCCGGTGTTCAACCTCGCCGGCCGGTTCGGCCAAGGCGCCCGGTACTCCCAGCTGCAGGCCAGGTCGTAGATGTGGCGCCGTATCTCACCGGGGAGTTCAAGAAGACCCTGTCGCGGCTGACGCGTGCTGGAGTTCTCGGCAACGCGAAGAGCACTGCCTCCCTTCCTCGTGTCGACGGCTGGCTCGCGTCTAACACCCTCCGTGACCAACTTGCATGGGGGCGTAGAAACGGCAACGCCCCGATTCCGTGGATACCGGCACAGCGAGATAGCCCGATACGCGCCCGGATACCAAGGGTTGACGGCACTCCCGACGAACGTGTTTGTGGCGTTCTGCGCATCTCTATAGCCGCCCACGGTCCTGCCGTCCAAACTCCATCCGAGTTGCCAGGCGAGATTGCGCGCGTAGTACTCTGGGACGCTGCTGATGAAGCGTATCTCGCGTGCCATCAAGAACAACCCGAGGCCGGACCAAAAGCCCTGGTGGTCGCCCGGGGCTAGGGGCTCCGCCCCTCTCAGCCGGCACCCCTTGCAGGTCCATGGGTCCCCGAGACAAGGCCGGAAATACACGTCTACGGAACGCACACAGACCCACCACTGCCACAGCAGATCGAACACTGCATTCCAGTTCTCccggcagctcggcgcgtGTCTGCTGCAGTCATGTTGGCAGTCGTGGAAAAGGCCGAGGTGGCGGATATGCGCGACGCGCTCGGGACCGAGAGAGACGAGGTAGTCCCGCGCCTTTCTGGCGTCCGGGCCGAGGTTGACAGTGTCGTacaggacggcgacggcctcTCGGTAGACTTGGCGCGACGCGCACAGCAGACCGAGGTTCTCTCCTGGCGCGAGCAGGTCGGCCTCCGGCCAAGGGGGACTAGCGTCCGGCCCGCCGTGCAAGACAAGCCAGTAGATCCGGTTCCGGAGGCGAGGCGGCAGGTCGAAGATCGTCAAGCtccgcccgcctcgccgcgcgcggGATAGCTGCGTTGAGAGTCCCGGCACGCAATTGACGACTGTCCGGATCAGGGCGGACAGGGGAGATGGAAGAAGGGAGTTTGCCAGCCAGATCAAGAGGGCCAGCTGGTAGAAAAAGAGCGTCACAactggcggcgaggacgatgGCGGTGACGACACTGACCGCGGCAAGGCCATGGCGGTTAGTGGGTGCGAGTCGGAGTGGCGCATTTGTATACGACGACACAAGGAAGATACGGCCACCTGGGAAAAAACCTAGGTCACGTCAGAAGCTGGATCATTACGAATGTATGTGACTATGGAATGCATGTCAACCTAGCGAGGAGGCAGGGGGTTCTGTCCCTGAAACGGCATCGGACATAGCGAAGACTTCCGAAGGACGGTGGACAAGCGCTGCCAAGTGACAGGATGAAGCGTGGAAATATAGAACAACCATTGCGAAGGAGATACCAACTTCCTTTGAGCGACCGATTTGCAGGGTTCAATGCCTCAGAGGAACCGTACAACGATGTGTCCGCTTACCTGGGTGAACAGCTCAGGAGTGAAGAGCAAATATAGCGCCGCAGGGAAGACTAGCTTGCCGACTCGATCCTCATGAGAGAAGAATCGTTGATTAGGCCGGGAAAAGTGGGCGATCAACTCGAGGATGTGAGCAAGAAGAAAGAAGTAAAGCAGAAAGGAAAAGGCTCCTCAGCAGAGGCAGACGAGCACTCGAGAGCCCTGCAGATCGTGGAACCGCGGAAGAAGCGCCAAAGTGAAATGGCTTGTCGCAGAAAAGAAATTGGAGAGAAAAGACCGAGCTTGCTTATAAGAAAGAACAGGAAAGCCACGAGGGAACCGGAACTAGGTTATAAAGTGTCTGTGTTGTTTTCTAGATCCGAGTAATCACACTCTCGACGATGACCTCATCTTGTCCTGTGCAATTACTGCAGCTTGAAGTCAGCGTTCGTCTTCTCCCAACCATCAACCCTTGTCCCCCTAGCAGCGACCCTCTCCGACAGCTGGAGCTTAAGCGAGCGGGACCGGTCGGTGCAAAGCTCATACAATGTCGTCAGATTGAAGAGCAGCGTGTGCGACGATCTGCCAGAGTCCACGAGTGTTtccagcagcgccttgcCCTGCGACGTCCCGCCGTCAGCCCTCACTCGCACCCCAGCTTGTAGCATCACCCGCCACGCGTCACTCACCTCGTGCATCCTGCCCACATACAGCAGGCAGACCGCCATATTCACGGCCACCATCTCATCatccacctcctccctcaAGGCCGTCCATCCGCTCAGCGCCGCGTCATACTCTCCATCCGCCATATCACACAACGCCCGGACCACCTTCTCCTCAACGGACCCCACCACGCCGTGCTTATCAGCGATGCAccccctcgccgcctcgACGTCACCCAGATGCAACCACAGCAGCGCCATGCGCACGGCCGCCATCcgcccgtcgtcgcccgccgcgggctTCAGCGTGCCCAGGTGCTCGATGGCGCCGGTCAGGTCGTCCATCTCGaccagggcgccggcgacgcgcaCGCCGAGGTCGGCCAGGCGCGCGCGCCACACCTCGGCGTCCGAGTGCGCgtgccgcgcccgcgcctggcccagctgcgcgcgcgcctcgcgcgccagctcgtAGTAGCTCatgacggcgcggcgcgggtcgccgaagccgagggcCTGCAGGCGCACGGCCAGCAGGCGGAGCGGCCAGGGTACGaggtgctgcggcggctgcggcggctggggtgAGCGGCCAGGGGCGGAAGggtctgctgctgcgcgtCGGTCGTGGGCGGGGCTATcggcgctgtcgtcgtcggcctgcgGTTGTTGGTTGGATGGAGAGGATGAGTAGTAGAATGCCGAGTGCAGGTCGCCGAGCGCTTTCACCTCCTGCGCGGCTAGCGCGGTTGCGTCGATGAGCGTCAGGCAGGCGAGACGTGTGTAGAGCAGGTCGAAAATCCGGGCGTGGTCCGTGGGAGAGACGGTGCCGTTGGTCAGCGCCTGCGTGGCtgcaatggcggcggcgcggaaaTGGCCGCGGGCGAGCAGGTCTGGGATGGGTGTGTCTGGGGATGACTGTTGGGCCGGGTTGCGGAACGCCGGGGGCACGTTGAGCGCGGTGAGCGGGTGGTAGATCTCGGGGCGGAGCAAGTACGAGAAGTCTTTGGGTCCGGCCCGCGGGGCAGGCGCCGTCGACATTACCCGCCTGCCCGTTGGCGCCGGGGAGCGGGCGGGCGATGGCGGCATCCTCGGAGATCCGGGCCCGGGACTTCGCGGCTGGCTCCGGAGCGACAGCGTTCGTTGAACTTGGTCAGCGGCGAGGGGTGACGGCAGCGGGATGCTGGTCACACGGTGTCCCCAGTCAGAGCGGTCCCAGGCAGCAAACCGATGATTAAGGTATTGAATTATCAAAGGCGGGAAAGAGCGAGTCACTCACTCCTCATCCAGCGGCCCTTTGGTTGACGAGCGGGGCCGGGTTGCTGCCGGTGTGATTCCATTAGTGACTCTGTCCTTCCGTTTTCAAAGACTTTGCGCACAAGTCTGCCAGCGCGCCCACAGATCAGGAAATCCCGAGGTGCAAGCCGTTCCGCCCGTCACACTTGCATCGCGGTGTAGCCGTGCCGGCTACGCGGCCAAGCATTCAGCAGTTGAGAGTCCGTCCCGAGCGGCCGCTATGAGTGTACATAGCAGTGCAGCACCGACTTGCCTTTGACGCCCGATCTTGTTCGCGCGTGCCCTTTGGGCGCCGTTTCAGAAGACTGGTCCATGAGTGTTGATGTATGTACCCGACGGATTGTTCATTGTTCAGGTCAAGCCGAGCATTGACCGTCTCCAGGCCTGTGTGACGTCGGGCAGGGTGGATCAATTAACTACCCTGCGCAGGTGTCGGCAGCTGGGTGCCATCTGCAGCAGGCATCCTTGCCTATCTCAGCAGGTCACCTGGACGGTGTGAAATGCAATCTCTCCGCTACATCAAGCTTTGCGCGACTCATTTCGGCGCCATTCCTCCGGGCAGCATCGGGACTGGAACTCCTGCTGTCCTTCGACTCCCTTGACTCGGCGCGGTCAATTCCTTCGACGGCCCCCTGTACCCTGTCGGCGCGTGGCCTCCCTCCGGCTGCATCGTCGCCCTGGTACTGCCCGCTTCCTGATTCCACATCCCCATGAGTCCCCGAACTAGACCCTGGCTCGTCTCTGTTCAGGATATCCATGTCCAGCTCGTGCATCTGTCCGCCGCgtctgcttctgcttctgcaACCGCCGCTGCCTGCCGTGCCTGTGGGCATAACAACGTCCTTTGCGCTGCCCAGCCACTCTCTGTCAAAGCTATGCATGCCCAAGGGCGGATGCCAGCTGGTGTCCGTTGCTGTAGATCCTGGGATGGAGGATCTCCTCTCGGTCGACCGCTTGACAACCTTGCCAAGCAACTCGGCCATGTTCATTTCGATGTTCAATTTAGCGAGATAGGTGAGAGGGTGCGCTTGGACGTAGCTGGCGTGTCCGTGTCAGCAGCAATTCCCTCCGCGGTTGGGTGACGGGTGTGTCCGGGAGCTTACACTGCGTCGTCGGGCAGCGACATGAGCCCGATGAGCACGACCTAATGGAGGCGCGTGTCAGCCCGGCTTCTTGTTCCAAAGGCCTGGGCGCGCTACTTGCATCAAGCGAGACCGAAACGGTGACCATGGCCAGATTAGCCCGGTACACCAGGTTGTACTGCGTCAACCCGATGGCCACGAGCTTGGACTTGACGAGCCACATGAAATAGGCGTTCATCATCAGGTCGATGATGGCAAACAAAACCTTCTCTATGCGGTCCCACACCTGGTTGACGCGGATGAAGGCCTCGTTAATCTGGAGTCGCGCGGGGATCCAGATACAGAAGACGCTGACGTTGATGATGCCGATGGCGATGAGCAGCCCCCGATCTTCAGCCACCGCTCCTTGGTCGGATTATACATGATGAGAGCGAGCCGGTTGGCCAGGATCTGCATCAGACAATGGATCTGGGGCGGCGTCAGCGACagacgaggagcaggccgacTATTCAGTATGTGGCAGGTATAGTTGAACGTTACTTGAATGACCCAGATGACGACTTTGCCTCGGTATGTCACATCAGCTACCGCCCGGCGACGCCAAAACAGGGACCCCGACACCTACGCATTCCCAAGAAATACCATATACTGCAGCAGAGTCAGGATGCCGGATCATCGAGCAACTCTTGCAACGGGCGACGGCGCTCACCTCGGCTGAATTTTTCCAAGCAAGAACAACCAGCTTCAGAGAGAGGCCACCGTACACATGATTATCTCTGCCCACAGCATCATCACGTAGATGGTCGCCTTGTGGCATCGCTTCCATGATCGATACGACTGACGGCCGGCCTTGGTGCAATCGAAGGCTGCgacggccatggcggcgccgtaAACAAaggcgccgacgagcagTCCGCCCTCGGAGGTCTTCCGGGTGCGGTACCATGGTGGAACCAGAGTCCCCATGATTCGGGCCCTTCAATCATGGTGAAGAAAGGGGAATCGCTCAAACAAACACGCCGGCGCGTTGAAATCAGTCCCTTGCCTCAGGGTGGCAACCATAGTCACCTACGCCTGCACGAAAAACCATGACGAAAGACGAATTGCCTTCTCTTGAAAAAATGCGCCGGAAGTGCTGCTCTGGCGCAGGTAACCCGGACCCTCCATGCCGTCATCGCCGGCTCCCTATCATCCGAATCAACCCACGTGGCTCTCGGCAGTCGCCAGGTGCGGCGCGGTACTATTTTGGAGCCAAGCACCAGTCGACGGGCATCTACCTTGCATAGCGTGGGGTCAAAGTGAATGAGCCAAGCAATGAGAGCCATCGATTATGGGTTTTGGCAAAGAACGTCCGTTTGAAGGAGAAGACTCTCCGGAGAGGGGCGAATCGAAACATCGTCCAACTCGACCAACTGtccgagggcgacgagctAGCCCGGGAAAGTGTCATCACCTAAATGCGGCAGCCGGCCGTTCAGCCAAGGCTTGCGCCATCATGTTGACTCCACGCCTGCAGGGGTTCTTGCACTCGGGTCGCAGTCCAGCTGAGATTAAACCGAGGTCCTCCAATTGGAATGCTCTTGTTGTAATACAAACCTCCGCTAGTCCATTCTGCCCACGTGGAGCTGCAGTTTCCTTCCATCACCGGCATACGGGACTCAGGAACAGCGCAAGATGCGTTGAGTTTCGATTCTCTTCGACGCAACTAGGTGGATACCCATCACGCAAGAGAGAAGCATCCGGGCCGTGCCGCAGAGGAAGGTCAATTCAGTTTCCGTGGATAGCTAGCCCCTGAACTGCCCACCACTTCCCCACCAGAGAGGGACCGAAGTAGCACCAGCAACCGGATACCCAACGACTGATTGCCCACGTTACTCGCACTGGGACCACCAAGGTCCGACGGAGACGCACTGGTATGGTGGCTGGCACTGCGTCGGCCCCTGATACCCGGTCCCACCGCACTGGCCCCATTGGGGTACCAGTGAGCCTGTTGGAGCGGAGGTTGCGGTGGCCGTTGTTAGTGTCGTCGGCGTTGTGGTCTTAGATGGCAGCTGGCCTCCGAGAGCGGAAACAACGCTGTCCAGGAAACCGGCATTTCCGTATACTTGCGACATGTCCCTAGTTATTCCAAGTCAGCCACGGCATGCCAACATGTCCTTTCTGCGGCCGTTAAGCCAGCACCTACCACAGCATGACGCCCCCAAAGCTTGAAAACCCCCGCGAGTAATCGATCACATTCGTCAGTTGCTGCCCACTGACGTAcccgctccccgccgccgtcgcacTCCCAggcaggcccagcagcacCTTGACGTTCGGATTCGGGCTCACGGTCTTCGCCCAGTTGTCCCTAGTTACGCGCCAGTCATATTAGCCACCGTCACGCGCATCCACGCAGACACACACGGGGCATCGCCCAGTCCAAAAGCCTGCACAACAGTACTAacagaaagaaagaaaaaaagcaaaagcagaaggaggaggagcaacATACCACGTCTCAAAGTTGAAGTTCCCCGGCCCACCGGCGCCCGACACGTACGACGTCGCGCCGCAGtaattattatagaactGGACGCTGACGAAATCGAACGCGACGCTTGACAGCGCCTCGCCCATGGCGGCGTCCGGGAACGGGCactgcggcgcggccgagagGTAGAAGCGCCTGCCGCCACTGCTGCTCGCGGCGTCCATATTCGcccgcagcgcggcggcgaagggcgCCAGGTTCGCCGTGGTCGCCTCGAAGTCGAAGTCGAAGCCGTCGACGGTGGCGGAGCCAAACGGGCGGAGGACCGAGCTATCGCTGGTCGGCGGGCCGAACATGCTCCACAGCGTGTTGGCCCAGGTCGTCGCCTCGTCGGCCGAGGTGAAGCCGCCTTCCGTGTAGGTCGCTCCGCCGATGGAGAGGAGGATGGTCTTGCCGAGGGACTGGCAGGTTTGGATGTCCTCTCTGTAGCGCGGTGCGGTGCATGGCGACGGTTAGGATGAGTGTCTGTGCAAAGTTTTCGTTCGGTCTCTGAGAGGGCCCAGAGAGGGGTGTTTAAAGGGGGAAAGAAGTGAAGTCAAGGGAGGGACGCACTCGATCTGGGGACATTGCAAGAGCTGGGTGCCTGGGAAGGTGGTGCAGTTGTCACCTGCGTTGGCAAAGTTGAGAGACGTCGGGTTCTTGATAGACGTGAGGAAGGCGAGCGGGATGATGTTGAAGGGCGTGCCTGGGAGGGGTGTTAGTACTGGGGAGTAGtagagggagggagggagtAGGGGTTCATTACTAGAGCAGTACGAGGAaagccgctgctggccgcccgcgcgGTTGATGGAGTTTTGCCCTGTGTTTTGCCTGCATCAGTTCCCTGAAGTCCACTCACTGCCTAGCCCATGATGCTCGTAGCACCTACCCCAGTAGATGGCAATGTTGTCTGTAGCGCTGGGGTTAAAGCCGGCCAGCACTCCAGGTAGCAAAAAGATGCAGCCGCAAAGGGCCACAATGCTGGTATGACTGATGGCCATTTCGGGAACCAAGGGCCTGAGAGGAAAGAGGGTTTTCCTGACGAATCTTGTGCAGTGTATCCCACATCTGTGCGACGGGCATCAACACCTGGGTGGTATATATAAGCTGCGAAGGTCTCAGTTCAAGAGTCGTGGCGTCTGGTAGTTGCGCAAATGACGCGGCGGACTGCTACCATCACATGCCAGATGCTACGTGTGTCAACAAGAGCCAGCAAGGATCTAGGTACTGGCGTCGTTCCCATCAGGCATATGCCAACACCTCTTACTGCAGGTCACCAATCGCATCTCCAAGACACTCCATGAGCTAGATTTGCGACGTTGCACTCCTCTGGCTCCATCATCAGCAAAACACCGAGGACCATGAAGCAACCGGGCTTCTACTACTCTGTGGGGGCCACTGGCGTCACGCGTACGGAATTTTGCTACGTGATCAAATGCCTCAAAATCGCTGCTAGTCTTAGTCGGGTGGTGTCTGGTGGTGTCTCTCCTCTCAAACCACGACCACTAGGGAGGTCTTAATCAAACCATGCAGGGACCGTTGTTATCTCCATCCTTCCCGTGGGGTGCAGTGTGTCTCAGACCCAGGGCGTGGGCCATGCCCTGTGACAGGTCTCATGGACAAGGCCACCCCCTCCCCGCACTCCATGATTGCCTCCAGGCTGCGGCCCACGCCCGCTTGGCGCACGTGGGTGAAATTAAGAATGAGGTCAATGTTTCAAACGACACTAGTGTAGACGCCGTCGGTGGAAAAAAgtgacgaggacgagcctGTATTTACTTAGAGCGGAATATAATCAAGCGTCGATTTGTGCTGGAGTCGAGGAGCAGTCCTTTCTGAGAGACTGCCACGATAATTGACTTCTCCCAGTCTTGGCCAGCCCTCTGGACATCAAAGCGAACGAAACCGGGTAGACGGAAACGCACACAACTGTCCCCCGTCGTGCCTTGTTGCGCAACTTCCCTACTGATTAAGGGGTATTGTGCCCGTCGCAGGGCTGCACCCTGTACTGTGCAGACCACAGACGCAGCCAATGCCACGGCAGCACAGCGTCACACATGTGGTAACGCAACCATTTTAACGTTCACTAGGTATGTTGGGTGTGAGCTCTTGGGAAGACTGTGGGGTAACGTTAAATGAGTACTGTACATAGTTacggcgctgctgcgacCCTGTTCGACGGCCCCTTATCTGCTTCTGGGTCTTTCTGCCGCCCGGGGTGGCTCATGGTGCCATCGGGCGCCCTGAGATTTCCCAGCTTAACCTGCCGAAAGAGGCGACGAGACATTTGGGAGCAATTATCCATCGTAACGTTGCACAAGAGTTTGGAAACCAAGTACTGAACTCAAATGGAACAGCCAGCCGACAGGAAAGAGGGAGGATGCGCCGAGGCAATTTGGCCCGAAAAAGGGGTGATGGTGTGGGGAGAAACCCTCTTCGTGCTGTTAGATCTATTCAATCTTATTAATAAGAGGCCTGCGTTATAGTTATCCTAGCGTGGACATCGGCCCCTCATCCACCGCCTCGGGGAGCATTtaagtgtatatatatatgtcTTCTTCAGAAGTTCATTCCTGCACCGTAAAGTGGCCGCACACCACGCGATAGCACGTCATTGGGCGTGCTCAGCATGCATGGAAGGCTATGGGTGTTAGTGAACTCCGATTCCCAGTGCTCCGTTGCATAGGTACTAAAACCATTCTCAGCAGTGGTGAGGTATTTGGAAACCACAGCGACAGCAGGGCCGCTTCATCGACTGAGTCCTGATTCTCGACACCTCCATCACGTCAATTCAGGTCGGCCACCTGCACCTGGTGTTCAAGTTGTCCCTTTGCAACGGACATCGTGCCTTgcgcccgcggcgacggcagacTCGCGAGACAGCATCCAACCCTGACCCCATCCAGGTTCCGCCCAGTCTTGTTTTCTAGAATTGCCGCCGTTGAGGTCGACGACTGACAACAGAATGCGGAACTTTCTATATGGCTGACCGGCTCAAGTAGACCGGAACCAAACAGCAGATCGGTGATCCCGCCGGGCATCCCTAGGTTGCGCTCCTTCCCAGGTGACAAGAGAGGGTGCTACAGCAATTACTCTGCGCATCAGGTACAAAACTGCGCAAGCGCAGGGTTTCTCGTCTTGTTTGATGCACAGGGAAGCCGTTCTGGTTGGGCATCCGGACTACACTACTCCGTGCCGGAatgtgggcggcggccgggatcTCGGACACCCCAGGCCTCTCTCGGTATTGGCGCGCTTCGGTCTATCCCGTCCACTCCCAACTTTGCCTGCGCAACGTCTACATAGAAGCGCAGAGACTTCTCCGTGTACTTATTTGGGACACCGGACGATTGGTCTCGATCCTCCACGCGACACGCCAACGACGTCTCCTGGAACGTTGAAAACCGAGCCCAGTCGTCCCACTGGTGTCGACGACGAGTCACTACGGTAGGATACGGTCCATATATCTCCGGCAGCGAGACGGCCATGTAGTTCGGGTTAGCCTACATCATGCAAGCATAAGAATGCGTGGGTAATCCGTACTTCGCAGTACTCGGTGATAACGCTGATTCGTGAACTGCGGCCGTTCCCAGGCTGCTGAGTGTCTGGGACCTCATTTCGCGTGCCCATATGAACTGTATTAGGACATTTCGACATAGAACGGTCTAGCCCCCCACGGAGCTAGTGTAGAAACGAGGACTTGAGGAGGAACCGGGTCTGTA is part of the Thermothielavioides terrestris NRRL 8126 chromosome 2, complete sequence genome and encodes:
- a CDS encoding glycoside hydrolase family 18 protein (CAZy_ID 269714) — encoded protein: MAISHTSIVALCGCIFLLPGVLAGFNPSATDNIAIYWGQNSINRAGGQQRLSSYCSSTPFNIIPLAFLTSIKNPTSLNFANAGDNCTTFPGTQLLQCPQIEEDIQTCQSLGKTILLSIGGATYTEGGFTSADEATTWANTLWSMFGPPTSDSSVLRPFGSATVDGFDFDFEATTANLAPFAAALRANMDAASSSGGRRFYLSAAPQCPFPDAAMGEALSSVAFDFVSVQFYNNYCGATSYVSGAGGPGNFNFETWDNWAKTVSPNPNVKVLLGLPGSATAAGSGYVSGQQLTNVIDYSRGFSSFGGVMLWDMSQVYGNAGFLDSVVSALGGQLPSKTTTPTTLTTATATSAPTGSLVPQWGQCGGTGYQGPTQCQPPYQCVSVGPWWSQCE